A window of Bradyrhizobium diazoefficiens genomic DNA:
CCGTGCCGCCTGATTGATGCGAGCTCTGAACTCGTCGACAGTCTCGGTCGCGGACTTCACACGGAAGCGAAGACCATGCGAAGCGTATCGGTGTCGCCTCGTCCAGCCACGCTCCCCAGGATTGGGTTCGATGAAGTAGGACAGAGTTGCTCGTAGTTCTACCTGCGCGGCACCAAGCACAGCCAGTTGCTCCTTCGGCCAAGGCAGGCGATGGAGTTTCATGTCACGGGTCTTGGCGGCGGCACTCCCTTCCCGCTGAAACGGTTGGAGTTGATCTTCGACGATGAGCGTCAGATCGTTCACCGTCGAAAGGAGCGCCCGCCCAATATCCGGGACTCCATAGCCATAGCGGCGTACGAGTGCCTGTATTTGCCCTTTCCCGCCGTTGCATGCGTCGATGCGGGCGCGCATCTGCGGGGTCCACTCGGCGGAGTGCACGATCAAGGCGCGGACCGTTTCCGGCCATAGGCCCGGGCGCGCTACCAAGATTTGGCCCGCCATTCGCGCGGCGTGGGCGGTGGCCGCGCTCGTGTCGCCGAGAGTTGTGAAGTGACGCAGTTCCGGACGGAAATACGTCGTGAGGATCTGCAGGTCGTCGATCGGTTCGCCGGGAAGCGCTCCGTCATGCGCGAGGTTGCCACCTTCGAACACGACATCGGGTTTCACGGGCCATTGCCGGTCCCAGACGACGGTGGTCCTGCTGCGAGGCGACAGCTCGCCCGCCGGCGCGATCGGCGCGTAGCCGGCGAACTGAGGATCGATGATGTCTACTTTCTCAGTATAGGCACCAACCGTCAGCGCGTTCCACGCCTGTGCCGGATCGTCGACCGCCTCGAGATCATTGCGTGTGAGGTGATCAGCAGGCGTCAGATCCTCGGCGATGTTTCCGGCGGACAGGATGATGAGGCGCCGCTGACCCTCTTCAAAACAGAGTTGGTCGACCGCCGCCGACCACGATGTCGGTCGGCCGCGCGCCGGGTTTGCGCTGGTGACCGCCATGGCTATGGCGCGGCGCCGCGCCGGCGCCTGGATCTCGGCGCGAGCAATCGCCTCTCCGGTGATCGCACCATAGAGCTCGGGATCGTTCACTTCGTCCTCGGGCGGCAGAATGCGAACGCTCTCGATGCGATACGACAAGGCAATCGGATCACTTCCGACGAGCACTGGGACAAGATCGCCATAGAGCCCGACACCGGCCATCCGCGTCCCGTGACCTTGCCACGCCGGGGTGTCGTCGCTGCCCCAGGCGGGCTTGATTGTGTGGCAGTCTTCCGCAGCAAGCGCAGGCTCGATCAAGGGATGAGTTCGGCGCACACCGCTGTCAAGAACACAAACCGCGACGTCGCTGTCCGGTGGTGTCACGCGTTCGAGCAGCTCATCGCTCCAATCGCGCTGCTCGGCGCCCCCAAGACCCATGAAGAAGGATGGTGTATCCTTCGCGCGCCGCAACTCGGCCACGACATCGCTGTGAGCAACAAGCCGATCCAGCGTTGCTACGCTAGCGAGCGCAAGCATGACCTCTCGCTCGGGAAACTTGACGGAATGCGTGCGCAGGGTGAGATCCAGCGCTTGGGCGATGCGCTCGAAATTCTCTCGACGCCCTTTGCGCAGCCAAATCTCCCACCAGACCTGTTCGATTGGTTGTTGCAGGAAAAGCGCATCATCGTCGGTGTATAGCGATCGTGCCGTTGCCAGACGCAAGGTGTCAATCCGCGACACAAGCGGCTCGTTTCGCGGTCTTCCCTTCTTGGTGTCTGAATCGCGATAGGCCTCGACTTTGCGCAGATAGTAGTTCTCCGCTTGTTGCGGAACGAAAACCGAAGCGCGCAGCGGCTCCCCTTCTCCTGCCGGTTCGTGAACCGCGACAACTTCCATCTTCTGCCGTCGATCGGCCAACTGGTCTAGAGCGATGCGCTCGCGCACCGGCAGTTCGATATCGAGATAAAACCCGGGCGCGCCGACAGCCAGGTTGGGGTCGCGAGCGGCGATCTGTACGCGAGCTGCCTGAATGGCATCTCCAACAGCCTGGATCAACGCCGCTGCATGGCCTGCGCGATCGCGTTCTGGGACTGGAGGCGGTTCGATTTTCTGCTTGGGCCGCCGATACGGCTCTCGAACACCATCGTCGCGAAGATGGATATGGGGTCGGTCCCGAGGAAAATCGTCTGCCATTACAACCCGTGCTGTCGCTAATCAGACAGCGAGGCCCGCCGGCGTTCCATCAGTGCTTGAACGAGCGCCTCCGATGTTATCCGTTTCCCGCCCCGCAAGAGTATCGTTTTGGCCGCATCGTCCGCGGCTCTTACAATTTCTGCCTGAGATAAATTGTGCGCCTGCTCGACGGCTTTGCTCCACTCGACACCTCGCGTGTCAAAACGGTCGAGGCGCGCCTGCAGCAAGGCTTGAGCCAGGACCGAATCAGGCAACGCGTATTCGATGACATCGTCGAAACGACGGAAGAGCGCCTTGTCTAACAGCTCGGGATGGTTGGTCGCAGCGACGACGAGGCCGTGGCTTTCATCCTGCTCCAGGAATTGCAGGAAGGAGTTCAAGACACGGCGAATTTCGCCGACGTCCTGGCGCTCGCCGCGCCGGGCGCCGATCGCGTCGAACTCGTCAAAGAAGTAGACCCCGCGTGTTGCCTGCATGGCGCCGAAGACGAGCCGTAGCTTTCCAGCCGTCTCGCCCATGAACTTCGTGATCAGGCCATCCAGGACGATAGTGAACAATGGGAGGTGAAGTTCGCCGGCCAAGGCGGCGGCCGTCATCGTCTTGCCCGCGCCAGGCGGTCCCACCAGCAGTAACTTGCGGCGCGGCGTCAGACCGTGCTCACGTAGGTTCTGCTGCTGCCTCTGCTCAATCAGCACACGTTCGAGCCGAAGCCGCAATTCGTCCGGGAGAACCATGTCGGTCAGACGCAGGTCCGGATAGCCGGCGTGCAGCAGCCCGGCCAATTCGCCTTTCGGCTGAACCAAGGGAACTGGCCGCGCCGTCTTGGTCATTTCAGCGCCGGCTATCTTCGCCTGATCGATCAGCTCTTTCAGTTCCTGCGCCAGCTTGCCATTTCCCTGCCGAGCCTCGTGCGCGGCAAGCTGCATTGCGGTGGCGAGGAAACGCTCCCCGTCACCGGCAATGTGGCTCTTCAGCAAACTGACAATGTGGCGAGCGGTCGACATGGTCTTCAGTCTATTTGATGCTGGCCTGGTTGCACTTGCCAGCGTTGTCCAGGTTAACGTTTTGACAACCGATTGTATCGGCAATTCGTGTCTATTCCCTTGCGATCCCTCACAAATCCCGATCAAATCCAGAAAGCTGTAGCATTCTGGCAGCGTGCTGCCAACCGTGGCTTCCCTGATGTCTCAGTCCGGGCTCCGGCTACTCCGATTGACCTCCTGCTTATCCGCGAAGAGGAGGCGCGGTCAGTTTTGCTCGAACCAGTTGCCGCGAGCGCCGGGTCGGGCGGGACCATGTGGACCGCCGATGGCCGGTGTGCCGACGGATCGCGCCGCAAGGATCCTTTGCCGGTACAAAGCTGTGGAGAGTCCGGCGACCCAGCCTTGCAAGTCCTCGCCGAACGCCCACATCGGCTCGAACGGAAAGATCATCGGCCGAGGGACGCGCGACATATGGGGGTGGGGGAAGATTTTTCGAAATTCAAAGACAACTACCAAATCACCGCCGACCTGATCGAGTCGATCTCGTACCGCTACAAGCGCATCACCAGGCAGCTCAACACCGATTTCTGGAACTCGGATTCCGAGACGGCGCACAGCCTCTACGTCGGTTCCTACGGCCGCGACACTGCCGCCAAGGGGCTCAGCGACCTCGACATCGGTTTCATTCTGCCCAACGCGGTCTACCACCAGTACAACCGCCATCAGGGCAACGGACAATCAGCGTTGCTCCAGGCGATCAAGAAGTCGATCCAGAAGACCTACACCACCTCCGAGAGCTTTGGCGACGGCCAGGTTGTCGTGATCAATTTCAACGACGGGCTCACCTTTGAGGTGCTGCCGGCGTTCGAGAATCAAAATAGCGACAGCTGGACGTATCCGAACGCGAACAACGGAGGCAGTTGGAAGGTCTGCAATCCCAGAGCCGAGATCGCCGCGATCGACACACGCAGCGCGTTGACCAACCGAAACCTTAAATATCTTGGCCGAATGATGCGCGTGTGGGCGAGCCACTGCGCGGTCCCGATCAGCGGCATGCTGATCGACACGCTCGCCTATCAGTTTATCGAGAACTATCAATACCGCGACAAGTCGTTCTTGTACCACGACTTCATGGCGCGCGACTTCTTCGACTATCTGTCGAAACAGGACGAGAAGCAGATGGTGTGGCGGGCGCCCGGCAGCGGCTCACACGTTCATCGCAAGGGCGTGTTCGAACACAAGGCGAGGAGCGCGCATCTGCGCGCGACGGAGGCAATCCAGTACAATGACGACAACCACGAATGGTCCCGACGGCAGAAGTGGCGACAGGTGTTCGGCGCCCTCTATCCCGGCTGAGCCTGAGCGCTATGCTTTAGAGAGCCAAGTGCGGGAGAGCTTCGGACGCTGCGCTTACACACATAAGACTCACGAGAAGATGGCTGAGGGGT
This region includes:
- a CDS encoding ATP-binding protein, whose product is MSTARHIVSLLKSHIAGDGERFLATAMQLAAHEARQGNGKLAQELKELIDQAKIAGAEMTKTARPVPLVQPKGELAGLLHAGYPDLRLTDMVLPDELRLRLERVLIEQRQQQNLREHGLTPRRKLLLVGPPGAGKTMTAAALAGELHLPLFTIVLDGLITKFMGETAGKLRLVFGAMQATRGVYFFDEFDAIGARRGERQDVGEIRRVLNSFLQFLEQDESHGLVVAATNHPELLDKALFRRFDDVIEYALPDSVLAQALLQARLDRFDTRGVEWSKAVEQAHNLSQAEIVRAADDAAKTILLRGGKRITSEALVQALMERRRASLSD
- a CDS encoding S8 family peptidase, translated to MADDFPRDRPHIHLRDDGVREPYRRPKQKIEPPPVPERDRAGHAAALIQAVGDAIQAARVQIAARDPNLAVGAPGFYLDIELPVRERIALDQLADRRQKMEVVAVHEPAGEGEPLRASVFVPQQAENYYLRKVEAYRDSDTKKGRPRNEPLVSRIDTLRLATARSLYTDDDALFLQQPIEQVWWEIWLRKGRRENFERIAQALDLTLRTHSVKFPEREVMLALASVATLDRLVAHSDVVAELRRAKDTPSFFMGLGGAEQRDWSDELLERVTPPDSDVAVCVLDSGVRRTHPLIEPALAAEDCHTIKPAWGSDDTPAWQGHGTRMAGVGLYGDLVPVLVGSDPIALSYRIESVRILPPEDEVNDPELYGAITGEAIARAEIQAPARRRAIAMAVTSANPARGRPTSWSAAVDQLCFEEGQRRLIILSAGNIAEDLTPADHLTRNDLEAVDDPAQAWNALTVGAYTEKVDIIDPQFAGYAPIAPAGELSPRSRTTVVWDRQWPVKPDVVFEGGNLAHDGALPGEPIDDLQILTTYFRPELRHFTTLGDTSAATAHAARMAGQILVARPGLWPETVRALIVHSAEWTPQMRARIDACNGGKGQIQALVRRYGYGVPDIGRALLSTVNDLTLIVEDQLQPFQREGSAAAKTRDMKLHRLPWPKEQLAVLGAAQVELRATLSYFIEPNPGERGWTRRHRYASHGLRFRVKSATETVDEFRARINQAARDEEEGVPPGGGEDWLLGTFRDNGSVHSDFWSGSAADLAERDAIGVFPVGGWWKEKPYLERFDGTARYALIVTIKAPGSDVDIFTPVQNAIAIAGAIEV
- a CDS encoding nucleotidyltransferase produces the protein MWTADGRCADGSRRKDPLPVQSCGESGDPALQVLAERPHRLERKDHRPRDARHMGVGEDFSKFKDNYQITADLIESISYRYKRITRQLNTDFWNSDSETAHSLYVGSYGRDTAAKGLSDLDIGFILPNAVYHQYNRHQGNGQSALLQAIKKSIQKTYTTSESFGDGQVVVINFNDGLTFEVLPAFENQNSDSWTYPNANNGGSWKVCNPRAEIAAIDTRSALTNRNLKYLGRMMRVWASHCAVPISGMLIDTLAYQFIENYQYRDKSFLYHDFMARDFFDYLSKQDEKQMVWRAPGSGSHVHRKGVFEHKARSAHLRATEAIQYNDDNHEWSRRQKWRQVFGALYPG